Within the Oncorhynchus mykiss isolate Arlee chromosome 4, USDA_OmykA_1.1, whole genome shotgun sequence genome, the region ATGTGACAAATTACAATTTGTTTGATATGTACCAAATGTTCATTTCATGTCCTTTTCAATAATTTATTTTAAATCACTCTTGATCAATAATCATTTCACTGTCTCACACAGATCAAAGTCATATATAAGAGAAACATGCGAGGCTTCATATCAGCAAAGTTAAATAGGTTAAAGTAAGTTTTGCTCCAGTGTTATTCAATACtttataattttatattattTCATTTCATGTGCTAATAATTTGAATATTCAAATACTAAATGTCACCTTCAATTTCTCAACGTTCAGTTTAATGTATAATTTCAATCCCAATGAAACAAACTTCTTCTTCGTCTGATGatgagtaggaaggatcggaccaaaatgcagcgttgtaAGTGTCCATGATAATTTATTATATCAGAACACGAGAAAATTCAAAATTAGTATACTGCAGGAAAGAAATGAAAAtggaaacagttctgtatggtgaaaacacagacacagaaaacaactacccacaaacaccaggtgggaacaggctacctaagtatggttctcaatcagagacaacgattgacagctgcctctgattgggaaccataccaggccaaacacatagaactataacacacagaacaaacatagaatgcccaccccaactcacaccctgaccaaactaaaataaagacataaaaaaggacgTGACACTCAGGTGATTTTGAGGGATGTATGGGCCATATAATAGTTGCTGCACAAATATAAAGAATTGAAGGTTGAAATTCTAACAATTTAAACTGTGGTCTAAAATATCCAATATAACAAATATATTTTCAGTATATGCCCCAGAGccgtggcggttctagcttgtatggctccctgggcgaaccaCCATTttcatgatatcattgacgtgatgtgcaaatgagcgatagaaaacggattgcgcaaatgtcaccattctaAAAGATGTTGTGCGGGTGACCCGCCCCCGGCCCATGATGCCGCCCAGGGCggctgcccatgtcgcctatacTTAAATCCGCCACTGCCCCAGACAAGAGTTTCCCTTCGAAATGAAAAGGACTTGGGGTTGATGTTATACAGTGTATGTATGGGCTATTTTTGCTAATGCATGCCATTCATTTGTGGATAtgttttctgatatttttttctcacATGAATAGGAGTGGAAGTGTTATTGCAGATTTTACTGTTATAACAACAATTGCCGATAATGTGGAAATTGCAAAAGCAAAAGAGGATATTGTCTCAACACTTGGAGAAAAATATCAAATAAGTAAGTACTTGATTAGGTTAGTATTTGGTGGATTTGGTGGACCAAGTTAGTTATTACTTGTCCTGAAATACATTCAAAAAGTATTTAGATCAGTTTAAACTGTGGCAGCAGTACATGTCAGTTGatttttgattaattgttcatttTCTTGCTTTTCTGGTGTGCATCAAAAATATTGTCACaagaattttgcttaaattcgcCTTCATGTAATCCCATAATTCATGACATGTATCTACAGTTGTAATATCTATAAGATTACAATTATAAATATTGTATAATTTCACAAATCCCATTGTTCTCTAGGGTTTACCTGCTTGAATAATACGATATTTGGCAGTGGACAAGTGAATGAGATAGTTGTAGCTGACTGCAAATTGGATGAAGTAGGTCAAAAGACTGCTATTTGTCAAGAAAATGGACATTTTTCAGTTCGGGAGAATAACTGTGTCTTGAAAGAAattgaaaacctgttttttttaTCTCAGGTAATATGTGAACATAAAAACATTTTCACTGGATATAAAATATACTCTATATAAAAATGGTTTAGTAATGATGGTATTGCTTtgttacagtactgtatatagtatCAACCCTTATATACACTTGTATTgtttttctttcatcactttAAATCCACACAGGTTTTAGTGGGGACTGGTCTTCCAGTCTTTTTGGAAAGACTCCGCAACAGCACTTTTAACCTCCTAGGTAGAATAGTTTCATCACCTGCAACTATTTCTACTATTGTTAATATTCTTAAAAATGTTGCAAATGTGTCCCGAAGTACCCCAATAAACAAACCATTGATGAAGGTATGTTGACATCAACAGTTTCACTTTTATTAGGATTTCAGTAATCCTGTACTAATTCTGATTTCTATCTTGATCTCTAGAATTTCCTGGAAACGGCAGGTGTACTTACTTCACATGGAGCGAAAGCCTCCTGGGATGATCTCAACACCAACCTCAACAAAAACATAAGCTCAGCCTTTCTGGGCACCGTTGAAACAATTTCCAATTTCCTTACCGATGACTTTTTTGACATAGAAACGTCAAGGATTATTTTAAACAAAACCACAGTCAACAACTCAATAAACAACTTTTTCAATTTAAACTCGTCTGTTCTGATAGACATACCGGCATCTGAAGCTTCCTTCAATTCAATCACCATAATAACATTTGACTCCTTGGATAATGTTTTACCTGTGAGAAACAGTCTGAACAACAGTGTCAACACCATCAACGGAAAAGTGGTTCTGGTGAAGGTGAATGGCACAATCAAGAATGTGACGTTCAGTTTTGACGTACTGAACGAGACACTGGCCAATCCTCAGTGTGTTTTCTGGAACTTCAACCTTTTTGACGGCCTTGGAGGATGGGATGATAAAGGATGTGAACTGCCGTCTAAAAAGAATGGCACTGTCACCTGTCACTGTAATCATCTGACCTCCTACTCCATTTTGATGTCGCCTTCCATTCCAGCTGTGTTGCGTGTCCCTTTGGATTTTATCACTTACATTGGAGTTGGCATATCAATGGGTTGCTTGGTCGTGTGTCTCATCATTGAGATGTTGGTATGGAATGCTGTGACTGGAAACAACACATCTTACATGCGTCATGTCTCTATAGTGAACATCGCCGTTTCCCTTCTGATTGCTGACATTTGGTTCATTATTGGTGCAGCAATTTCCGAAAATGAAAAAAAAGATCTTGCTGCGTGTTCCACAGCAACATTTTTCATCCACTTTTTCTACCTGGCTCTGTTTTTCTGGATGTTGGTGTCAGGCCTTTTGCTGCTCTACTGGACTGTCATGGTGTTCTCTCACATGTCTAAACCAGCAATGTTGGCCATCAGTTTTTCTTTGGGCTATGGAGCTCCCCTCATCATTGCTGTCATAACTATCGCAGTGACAGCCCCAGGGAAACAATACATCAGAGATAATGATGGGGTTTGCTGGCTCAACTGGAAAGAGTCAAAGGCCCTTCTGGCTTTTGTGATCCCCGCCCTGACCATAGTGGTCATCAACCTTTTGATCCTGATTGTGGTTCTGTTCAAAATGCTGAGGAGAGGTGTGGGGGATGTTACTCAGCCAGATGAGAGAAATGCTTTGGTGGTCATCGCCAGGTGTCTGGCCATTCTGACTCCCTTCTTTGGTACTACCTGGGGACTAGGAGTAGGAACCATGACTGCACCAAACAATCTAGGAATCCATATTGTGTTTGCAATCTTCAATTCATTACAGGTATTTAACTCAGTTAAATAACACTAGTAACTAACTGGTCCTCGGTTAAGTGCAATTGACTTGAAAGATTTTTTCTTTTAAATGCATTAAATTCCCGATGGCATGTTATACTAAGTTAAGATTTGGATGAATGTTTACAATTAAATATATACTGAATTTGGTATAGTAATTCCATCTTTCACCATGTTATCATTCAAAGGGTTTGTTCATCTTGGTATTTGGAACACTTTTGGACAAAAAGGTATGTTCATGACCCACTTACTGATACCTCTCATATTATTTATTGTAATGTACTTTGTAATGACAATTAATATATTTGATGAACTCCTTGTCTGTGCTTTCAGATCCGGGAAGCTCTAACAGGAAGGTCACGAGTGTCCTCCAACCGCACAAAGGTAAGGGATTTTTTTTCACGTGcgctgaaat harbors:
- the LOC110522291 gene encoding adhesion G-protein coupled receptor F1, with amino-acid sequence MYGLFLLMHAIHLWICFLIFFSHMNRSGSVIADFTVITTIADNVEIAKAKEDIVSTLGEKYQIRFTCLNNTIFGSGQVNEIVVADCKLDEVGQKTAICQENGHFSVRENNCVLKEIENLFFLSQVLVGTGLPVFLERLRNSTFNLLGRIVSSPATISTIVNILKNVANVSRSTPINKPLMKNFLETAGVLTSHGAKASWDDLNTNLNKNISSAFLGTVETISNFLTDDFFDIETSRIILNKTTVNNSINNFFNLNSSVLIDIPASEASFNSITIITFDSLDNVLPVRNSLNNSVNTINGKVVLVKVNGTIKNVTFSFDVLNETLANPQCVFWNFNLFDGLGGWDDKGCELPSKKNGTVTCHCNHLTSYSILMSPSIPAVLRVPLDFITYIGVGISMGCLVVCLIIEMLVWNAVTGNNTSYMRHVSIVNIAVSLLIADIWFIIGAAISENEKKDLAACSTATFFIHFFYLALFFWMLVSGLLLLYWTVMVFSHMSKPAMLAISFSLGYGAPLIIAVITIAVTAPGKQYIRDNDGVCWLNWKESKALLAFVIPALTIVVINLLILIVVLFKMLRRGVGDVTQPDERNALVVIARCLAILTPFFGTTWGLGVGTMTAPNNLGIHIVFAIFNSLQGLFILVFGTLLDKKIREALTGRSRVSSNRTKTTSAATSSSGGVGFFRIRRRNVFNVSAAPTSGPTGAS